In Pieris rapae chromosome 24, ilPieRapa1.1, whole genome shotgun sequence, a single window of DNA contains:
- the LOC111001541 gene encoding uncharacterized protein LOC111001541 → MEDQFQLLFDKMKNEILNQTIELKDSITNNIMERLDEKLQPIITENRNLKIKVENLEKEVESLKRGKKQNNLIMFGVNEGERSTQELIQNTIHIFKTDLDIQLQEHEINKIYRLGKGKSSGKPRPILISFTSEWKKNEVMGKKKNFKNVYVTEDYTKEVIEKRKTLQAQLKEEREKGNIAYLKFDKLVVKGKNTNINKEKRKRETSSSPQNNAQPRKQQTLMPPINNRPNAFDVMRIRANSLSSLPAKTTTNKE, encoded by the coding sequence ATGGAGGATCAGTTTCAactattgtttgataaaatgaagaatgaaatcttgaaccaaacaatagaattgaaagattcgataacaaataatataatggagagaTTAGACGAAAAACTTCAACctattataacagaaaatagaaacttaaaaataaaagtagaaaatctcGAAAAGGAAgtagaaagtttaaaaagaggaaagaagcaaaacaatttgataatgtttggaGTAAATGAAGGCGAAAGGTCTACAcaagaattaatacaaaatacaatacatattttcaaaactgaccttgacatacaattacaagaacatgagataaacaaaatatatcgtcTAGGAAAGGGAAAGTCTTCTGGAAAACCAAGACCAATTCTGATTTCCTTTACGAGCGAATGGAAGAAGAATGAAGTTAtgggaaagaagaaaaacttcaaaaatgtatatgttacagaAGACTACACAAAGGAAGTAATAGAGAAAAGGAAAACGTTGCAGGCGCAGCTAAAAGAGGAGAGAGAAAAGGGAAATATCGCGTACctgaaatttgacaaactagtagtaaaaggaaaaaatactaacataaataaggaAAAGCGCAAAAGAGAAACATCATCATCCCCACAAAACAATGCTCAACCAAGGAAACAACAAACTCTAATGCCGCCGATTAACAATAGACCAAATGCTTTCGACGTAATGAGGATTAGAGCTAattctctttcgtctcttccCGCTAAGACAACAACTAacaaagaataa
- the LOC110999554 gene encoding chymotrypsin-2, with the protein MNLRKMFFQLGIVFLLSQGLFAESEKPDGDTRILGGKNAPEGFAKYQVSIRKKPGKDEWHHCGGSILNEEWVLTAAHCTYGNKMSELSIMVGTNKLLSGGTRYKIKKMITHEKYAKKDLRNDIALIQIDGKIAMTGNVKAIKLKKEAVSVGTKCTLTGWGFVDNYRRVPNDLQYLEFTTISNKECNNKLKKSSFAPIDEKQLCVKRPERKGACNGDSGGPLVVADDNKEFVQIGVVSWGIPCGRNYPDVFASVSGYHDWIEKNMK; encoded by the exons atgaacttaagaaaaatgttttttcaatTGGGAATAGTATTTCTACTTTCGCAAGGGCTCTTcg CCGAGTCTGAGAAACCTGATGGCGACACCCGAATCCTGGGTGGCAAGAATGCTCCTGAAGGATTCGCTAAGTACCAGGTTTCAATTCGCAAGAAACCAGGTAAGGATGAATGGCACCATTGTGGAGGTTCTATTCTAAACGAAGAGTGGGTGTTGACGGCCGCTCATTGTACCTATGG gaATAAGATGAGCGAACTCTCTATAATGGTCGGGACTAATAAACTCCTTTCTGGTGGCACccgttataaaattaagaagatGATCACACATGAGAAGTACGCGAAAAAAGATTTAAGAAATGACATAGCTCTAATACAAATAGACGGTAAAATCGCCATGACAGGTAATGTTAAAGCAATTAAGCTAAAGAAGGAAGCTGTATCTGTCGGAACCAAATGTACTTTGACTGGTTGGGGATTTGTTGAC aaCTATAGAAGAGTGCCGAATGATCTCCAATATTTAGAATTCACGACGATAAGCAATAAGGAGTGCAATAACAAGCTAAAGAAATCCTCCTTCGCCCCGATTGATGAAAAACAACTTTGCGTGAAGCGACCAGAAAGAAAGGGAGCGTGTAAT GGAGATTCTGGAGGTCCTCTGGTTGTCGCTGATGATAATAAAGAGTTCGTCCAAATAGGAGTCGTGTCCTGGGGTATCCCGTGCGGCAGAAACTATCCTGATGTGTTTGCCTCAGTTTCTGGTTATCATGATTGGATTGAGAAGAACatgaaatga
- the LOC123690394 gene encoding piggyBac transposable element-derived protein 4-like, translated as MRRPSPDCESCEFIDSESGDDSNRIVILEIFHFILSFTIIDESLLKWHGRLGFAQKILSKAAQVGVKTYELCESSSGYLWKFFVYVGKEKKKTTNDIRPDETIQPSASNENDNDRPNNIDDTNDKTDDAEMTDQTSTGNINNRPSNATSKIVYDLVELLLHRGHTLVDNFYNCPLLARCLKRQNTDCCGTLRLNREFVPDSLKTNENGTSTR; from the exons ATGAG aAGACCATCGCCGGATTGTGAGTCGTGCGAATTTATAGACAGCGAATCTGGTGACGATTCTAATAGAATTGTTATTTTAG AAATTTTCCACTTTATACTATCCTTCACAATCATTGACGAATCCCTTCTGAAGTGGCATGGGAGACTAGGTTTTGCTCAGAAGATTTTGTCGAAGGCTGCACAAGTAGGTGTAAAAACTTACGAGTTGTGCGAGTCTTCCAGTGGCTATCTCTGGaagttttttgtatatgttggaaaagaaaagaaaaaaactactaATGATATCAGACCTGATGAGACCATCCAACCATCGGCATCGAATGAAAATGACAATGACCGTCCCAACAACATTGACGATACAAACGACAAAACTGACGACGCTGAAATGACTGACCAAACATCGActggaaatataaataaccgTCCCAGTAATGCTACATCAAAAATTGTATACGACTTGGTAGAGCTATTACTTCATCGTGGACATACATTAGTAGACAATTTTTACAATTGCCCATTATTAGCACGATGTTTAAAACGACAAAATACTGACTGCTGCGGAACCCTAAGACTGAATCGAGAATTCGTACCCGATTCATTAAAGACTAACGAAAACGGAACTTCGACAAGGTGA
- the LOC123690393 gene encoding uncharacterized protein LOC123690393, whose protein sequence is MDEVPVYRSDSDEEEVGAEPYEVFNAASQAFVEKWQTQTEFVNYFQEEWLKKHPNWFLGAAPCSPVTNDALEAFNRNIKDHNTLQRIGLMVIAGQKKILSSNTAYTEYLIPSSQVGDVNYGEQWLNFDDYKRKHFAFWKVKVPKNGTENVNWKKGSCTCPQFYKKYICKHLLGLAIRLKLATPPLEAKALPIGQKRKRGRPTKSRPALIIQ, encoded by the exons ATGGATGAGGTACCTGTGTACCGTTCTGACTCTGATGAGGAAGAAGTGGGAGCTGAACC ATATGAAGTATTTAATGCTGCGTCACAAGCATTTGTTGAGAAATGGCAGACTCAAACCGAGTTTGTTAACTACTTCCAAGAAGAATGGTTAAAAAAGCATCCGAATTGGTTTTTAGGTGCAGCGCCATGTTCACCTGTCACAAATGATGCGTTAGAAGCTTTTAATCGGAATATTAAAGACCACAACACCTTAC AAAGGATTGGACTGATGGTTATTGCTGGgcaaaaaaagattttatcatCCAACACAGCATACACAGAATACTTGATCCCAAGTAGCCAAGTAGGAGACGTAAATTACGGCGAACAGTGGTTAAACTTCGATGATTACAAGAGGAAACATTTTGCTTTCTGGAAAGTCAAGGTCCCAAAAAATGGAACTGAAAATGTAAATTGGAAAAAAGGATCCTGCACTTGCCcgcagttttataaaaaatacatttgtaaacACCTTCTTGGGCTCGCTATCAGATTGAAACTCGCGACTCCGCCTTTGGAAGCGAAAGCATTACCTATAGGACAAAAAAGAAAACGGGGTCGTCCTACTAAATCCAGACCTGCTCTTATAATTCAATGA